Below is a genomic region from Pseudomonas svalbardensis.
GTCCGCGCCGTCGAGCCGCACCGTACCGCCCAGCGTCGGCCAGACGCCAACGAGCACCCGGGCCAACGTCGATTTGCCAGAACCGGAGGCGCCGAGCACGCCCAGCACTTCCCCTGCGCCGAGGCTGAAATTGACCAGATGCAGCGTGGCGGCCAGTTGCCCCGGCGGCGCGGCGCTGACCTGCTCGAACGTGATCTGACCCTTCGGCGACGGCAGCGCCATGGCCTCTTCACTCGGTGGAAAGGCTTGCAGCAACGAATCAAGACGACGGTAAGCGAGCTTGGCGCCGCTCCACTGCTTCCACACAGCGATCAACTGATCGATGGGGCTCAGGACCCGCCCCATCAGAATGGAACCGGCGATCATCATGCCGGCCGTCATATCACCCTTGATCACCAGCAATGCACCCAGACCCAGCACCAACGATTGCAGGCACAGGCGCAGGGCTTTGCTCAGAGAGCTGATGACGGCACCGGTGTCGCTGGCCTGGTTCTGCAAGCCGAGAAAACGCGAGTGCACCTGGAACCAGCGTTTACGCAACGCCCCGAGCATGCCCATGGCCTGAATGGTTTCGGCGTTGTGCAGGTGACTGGTGGCCAGTTGGCTGGATTTCTGGGAAAACCCTGCGGCTTCGCCCAAGGGCTTTTTGGTCATTGTCTCGTTGAGGCAAGCAAGGCCGATCAACAGCACCGTGCCCGCCGTCGCAAACACGCCGAGCCAGACATTGAACAGGTAGATCACGAACAGATAGACCGGAAACCACGGCGCATCGAAGAAGGCAAACAGCGCAGGACCGGTGACGAATTGGCGAATTTGCGTCAGGTCCCCCAAGGCTTGCCCGGCGTTGCCCTCGCCCCGAAACAGGTTGCGCTCGAATGCGGCCTGATAAACCCGCAGGTTAAAGCGGCGCTCCAGTTGGCTGCCGATGCGGATAACGATGAAGCTACGCACGATCTCAAGCAAACCGATGAAGGCAAAGAACCCGACCACCATCAACGACAGCATCGCTAGGGTGGTTTCATTTTGCGAAGACAGCACGCGGTCGTAGACCTGGAGCATGTAAATCGACGGGACCAGCATCAGCACGTTAATTAACGCGGTAAAACAACCGACGCTGATCAGGATGCTCTTGTAGTCGCCCAGCGCTTTGAACAAGGGTGCGGTGGCCGGGCTCTTTACCATCTTCATGGGTTATTCCTGAGGTGTTATTCCTCGCCCTAGCTGGCGAAGTTTCCATTAACTGTCCGCGCAGGGGCGGATATAGGCTTTGCGGGAACGTTTACAAACTAATAACAACTTTTCGTGGGCGACAGGGCGCTTCGATTAGTTGTGTTGTGCTTATGTCGGCAATGACGAACGCTATAGTCGAATCGTGTTATTGCACCTGGCGCACAAGTGTTATGACCAGATCGGATTTCAATGTGGCTTTATACGAACCATCGCGTTGGCGGCTGAGAAATAGAATCTTCGAACCTTCTTTGCCGGTGATCGCCAGGCCATCCGGCTCCGGGAACCAGCCAATCGCAGATTCGCCGTCCAGCCAGGCGCTGAGACAATCGGCGCCCTCACCCAGCGTCTGTTTCGGTTGAAAGTCGATGACGCAGACGTTGGACGGTTTGTCCTGCAACGCCTGGGACTCTGGCGAGTCATCTTTGGCGATCAGGGTCGCCTGCCATTTGCCTGCCAGTTCCGAGGGGTCTGCTAATTTCAGGCTGCTCGCCATGGCTAAATCTCCAAAAAACATCATGAACGTCGCCAATAGCCACGCGGTTGTTCTGTAGGTGAAGCCGTTATGGATCATAAGGCGCTTTACTCATTTCAAGGGGCAGAGAGCAGCGCGTCTGCGCCGCCCTCCTTTTCACCTCACATCACGCAGCGATGTCGGAGTAAGCCGCCTGGCCCACGGTGCTGACCAGGAAATCAGCCACGCCATGCCCGGAGAAGTCCACCGACAACAGGCTGTTGCCGCCCGAAGAGGTCAACACCGCATCGCCTGCCGCACCGGTGAACGAGTTCACGAAATGCAGGCCCGCGCCCTTGGTGATGCCGGTCAGGTCGATCTTGTCCAGGCCGCTGACAAAATCGAGGATCTGGTCTATAGCACCGGGTTTGGAGTCGCTGCTGGCGGCGAACACGAAAGTGTCCGAACCTGAACCGCCCCACAATTTGTCCGCACCGCCCGCGCCGAAGAGGATGTCGTTGCCGGCACCGCCCTTCAGTTCGTTGGACACGCTGTTGCCGATCAGCAGGTCGCTACCCGAACCGCCGATAGCGTTCTCGACGGTGACGCCCTTGGCGATGGACACGTTACCCACCAGGCCGCCAACGTCGGAGAACGAGGCCTCATTGAGGTTGATCTTCTGGTTTTGGGTGAAACCGGAGAAGTCCAGGGTGTCCTTGCCGCCCGCATCCCAAACCGAAAATACAACCTTGTCCGACGACGAAGTCGCGCTCAGGAAGTCGCGCCCGGCGTTGGAGTTGAAACCATAAGTGGTGTCACCGGTACGGGTGGTGGTGTTGGCGCCGTAGAGCTTTTGGATGGCCGCGATATCGTCCATCAGCGGACCGGACGAATAGGCTTCGACGCCGCCCTTGCTGAAGTCCTGGCTGGTATTGCTTTCACTCCAGTAGCTCATGACGCTGTAACCGCGGGTGTCTTGCCCGTAGGACGCGTCGTTGTAGGTCGGCGCGCCCTCGCCGGCGTTGTAGTCGCCAGGATGGGCAAGGCCCAGGGAGTGACCGATTTCGTGGGTCAGGGTCTGACGGCCGTAGTTGTTCAGGTCCGGTGTCTTGTTTACGTTATAGCCACTGCCCGTCAGATACCACGAAGTACCGTCATAACCCGCGCCGGTGCCCGGCAGATAAGCGAATGCCGCTGCGCCATCCTGGCCACCGCTGTAGTTGCCGAAGGTCATGTGAGCGTCGCCGCCCGTGGCCTTGTCGGTGAACGTGATTTTGGCCACATCAGCCCAGGATTGCATGGCCAGCACGGCCTGGGCTTTCTGCTGAGCGCTGAACTGGCTGAACCCGGTGATCCCGTGTTTGTTCATGGTGCTCGACGACGCCGAGGTCAGGAACGTGTAGGTGAGTTCGATTTTGCCGCTGCCGTCCTTGTCCTGGTAGGCAGCGCCATCGCGCAGCAATTGGGTCGCTGCCTGGTCGACGGAGAAGGAGGGTTTGCCATTGACCATGAGGTTACCGCCCCGATCATACTGATGGCTGAAGCTATTGATCTGGTTGAACGCAGAACTGGATGCAGCCAATGCTTGCAGTGGCTGGAACGCCTGTTCGGCGGTATCAATAGCGTTGTCTTTTACTTTCGACATAAACACACTTCCTTGTTTAGCTATGGAACAGTTTTTTGTCAGACAGCGACAATCTCTGGCGAGATCGTCCTATCACTCGCCCAATGAAGGCGAAAGAAAACTGACACAATTTGAAATCAACCGTCTACATTTTTTTTGACGTCAAATTGAGTTGTTCCTGCAAGTACCCGGAAACAATGGCTGCGCTGTCGAAATATTGTTTGTTAGATGGCGATTTGCGCAAATTGTCTGACGATTGGTTATTTAATTATTAAATAGAGGTAAGTTGCTTTTTGTCGATGGGATCTCACTTTTAGTGAGTTATTGAGATGAGTGCCAGCGCAGTGCCATCAACTAAATTAAATGTTTGGTGCATACCGACTCACATACGGCCAGTAAAATACCGTCCACCGGAAATCCCTGGCGGACGGACGCGTTTAAAATTGCGAAATCTCAAAGACGACCTCTACGTGGTAGTGATCCCTTCCCACCTTAGACGTTTGAAAATCCAGCTTGCCGTTGACAGGCTGCTGGGGATAGCTGTTCTGGATGCCGACCGTGCCTGTCGTCGCGTCGAATTCGATCGTCCCGCCGTCCGACAAATTGCGTGATGAATAGCTCAGGTAAAGTATCCGCTCATCCCCCGTCTCATAATTACCACTCGCGTCTTTCTGACTGAGTCGTACCCCTACCACCACTGTCCTGCCTTCTCTTTCGGGGTCCTGCATCGTGCCATGAAAGCGTAGCGTCCCTTGCTGTTCGTCCCGCCAGATCCACGTGGCGTTAAAAGGGTATTTTTTTTCAGTGTACAGATTAGTGATGTTTCCCTTGATGGTGCCTTTGGCCTCGCCCTTTGCGGTTTCCGAGGTTTCGGATGGGCTCAATGGTTTGCTGGACATGGTGAATCTCCCTGGCTTCAGCACGGGCGATTATTCGCCTGCGTTTGCCCAGCTATTTAGCAAGAAAACTATATGGCTGTAACCTGTCATAAATGACAGGTATAAGAATCGAATTTTTATTCCGAATACTTAGTTCGCGGGCACAAAAAACCAGACGCCATCAATCCGGATGGCGTCTACCCGATACTGACGTCCCTCAACTCCCGGTACGAATCTTGTTCCAGACCCGCGTGCGCACTCGGTCGATGTTCAGCGGCATCGCCTCCAGCGCAAACAATTTCCCCATCATGTCCGTGCTCGGGTAGACCTTGGTGTCATTCTTGATCGCCGGGTCGATCAGGCTGTCGGCCTGCTCGTTACCGTTGGCGTAGTGCACGTAGTTGCTGATGCTGGCCATGACGTCCGGGCGCAGCAGGTAGTTCATGAAGGCGTAGCCGGCCTTTTCGTCCGGGGCGTCTACCGGCATGGCGACCATGTCGAACCAGATCGCGGCGCCTTCCTTGGGAATCGAATAGCCAATGTCGACGCCGTTCTTGGCTTCTTTCGCGCGGTTTTCGGCTTGCAGAATGTCACCGGAGAAGCCGACGGCCACGCAGATGTCGCCATTGGCCAGATCGCTGGTGTACTTGGACGAGTGGAAATAGCTGATATACGGGCGGACTTTCATCAGCAGCGCTTCAGCCTTCTTGTAGTCTTCCGGGATCTTGCTGTGATGCGGCAGGCCCAGGTAGTTCAGTGCCGCCGGCAACAGTTCGGGGCCGTTGTCGAGGATGGCCACGCCGCACTTCTGCAGCTTTTGCATGTTCTCGGGCTTGAAAATCAGGTCCCAGGAGTCCACTGGCGCGTCATCACCCAACACGGCCTTGACCTTGGCGATGTTGTAACCGATGCCGGTGCTGCCCCAGAGGTACGGGAAGCCGTGTTCGTTGCCCGGATCGTTGGTTTGCAAGGCCTTGAGCAACACCGGGTTAAGGTTTTTCCAGTTCGGCAGTTGGCTCTTGTCGAGCTTCTTCAGCGCCACACCTTGAATCTGCCGCGCCATGAAGTGGTTGGACGGGAAGACCACATCGTAGCCGGATTTGCCGGTCATCAATTTGCCGTCGAGGGTTTCATTGCTGTCGAAGACGTCGTAACTGAACGCGATGCCGGTTTCTTTCTGGAAGTTTTTGGTCGTGTCCGGGGCGATGTATTCCGACCAGTTGTAGATCTTGACGGTCTCGGCTGCGTGGCCGAGGGTCGCGAAGAGCGCAAGTGGAGCCAGAGTCAGTGTCTTTCGGATCATGAGTCGATTCCTGTTTGGTTTGTCTTCTTTTTATTGGAGGGCTGGCAGGCAATCAGAGGATCAAAAAATCAAAACGTAGGTCTTGCGCACGGTTTCCTGGATATCCCAGATGCCGAGGCTGTTGGCTGGCAACATCAGTGCATCGCCGGCTTCTATGTGCAGGGTTTCACCGTCATCCGGGGTAAACGTGCAGCGCCCCTGGATGAAGTGACAGAACTCCTGGGCGACGATCTGCCGCCGCCAGCGGCCGGGCGTGCATTCCCAGACGCCGGTTTCGACGCCATCGTCGCGTTCAACGCTGGTGGTCGAGGCCACCGCCACAGGCATGCCCAGTGGGACGGCGACCGGATTCGACTCTTCCAGCTCCAGGGTTGCGGTGTTCTTGAATTGCGTGATGCTCATGGGAGTACCTGTCGATTGAGCCTATGGATGAAGAGCGTGCCGTTTACTGCATGAAGCCTTCCATAAAGCCGGCAATACCGGTGGCCAGTTTGCGACGCCAGGGTGCGGTGGCCGGGTTGGCCAGGGTCTGGTCTTCGTGGGCGAAGCTGCGGATGATCGCGTTGTAACCAAGCCAGCGGCAGGGCTCCGGTTCCCAGGCCCGGAGCGTGTCGAGCCCTCCCTGGATGACCCACGGCTGGCGGACCAGCTCGGTGTCGCGCTGCAGAATCAGGTCGGCCAGGGTCCGGCCGCCCAGGTTGCTGGCACCGACGCCCTCCCCGCCATAGCCACCCGACAAGGCGATGCCGCTGGCCTGATCGCACAGCATGTGCGGTTTGAAACGCCGGGACATTCCCAGATTGCCGCCCCAGGCATGGGTAATCCGCGAGTTCTTGAGCTGCGGGAAGAGTTCGCCAAACAGATAACGCCGCAGCTCCACTTCGCTGGTGGTCAAGTCGAAGTCATGGCGCAACTTGGCAGCGAACTGATAACCGCCCCGCGCGCCGAACACCAACCGGTTGTCAGCCGTGCGCTGGCCGTAAGTGACCTGGCGACTGTTTTCGCTGAAGGCCTGGCCGCGACTCAGGCCGATTTCATCCCACGTGGCAGCGGATAGCGGCTCGGTGGCCACTATCAAGCTTTGCACCGGCAGCTGATAGCGCCCCAACGGGGGCAAAGTGACCGAGTAACCTTCGACCGCCGGCACGATCCAACGGCTGCGAACCGAGGCTTTCGCCGTACGCAGGCCACCCGATTGCCATTGGGTGACCGGGCTGTTCTCGTAGATCCTGACGCCCATTTTCTCCACCGTCCGAGCCAGACCTCGTACCAACTTTGCCGGGTGAATGGTCGCGACGTGCGGTGCATAGATACCGCCATAAGGTTTGGCGACTCTGATCTGTTGCGCCAACTGCTCGGGGCTAAGCCAGCGGTAATCGCTTTCGGTCAATCCCTGGCTATAGAGCGTGTCGAGATAGTGCCGAAGGCTGGCTTCCTGTTCCGGATAGCGGGCAGCGCAATACAGTGCCCCACCTTTGCGGTAATCGCAGTCGATGTCTTCACGCTCGAGGACCCTACCGACTTCATCCGGAATGCCGTGCAGCAAATCGAAAGAAGCCCGGCGCTGTTCGAGCGGCAAGTCGGCGAGCAAGCGGTCTTCGCCCAACACATTGCCCATCAGCCAACCGCCGTTACGCCCCGAGGCGCCAAAACCGGCGGTTTGCGCTTCAACAATGGCAATATTCAGGTCAGGCGCCAGGCGCTTGAGGTAGTACGCGGTCCAGAGCCCGGTGTACCCCGCGCCAATGATGGCGACGTCGACGTCCAGATCCTGTTCCAGCGCCGGACGCGCCAATAATGGCTCGTCGAGTTGATCCATCCACAAACTGATTGTGCGCCACGCCGACATGCAAGACTCCGCCACTCAAACTTCGATGGCGTCGATCCTAGTGCGTGGACTTAGAGGCTGTCTTGCGCGCGTGCACGCAAAGAAATTTGTTTTACGTAGGCCTTGGGCGACTGGCCGGTGTGCTGGCGGAAGCAGCTATAAAACGCCGACAGCGAATTGAACCCGGCGGCAAACGCCAGTTCGTCGATACGCAGTGGCGGCGTGGCGTTATCCAGTGCCGCGAGCAAATGCTGCAGGCGCGCCTGGTTGACGTATCGGTAGAAGCTCTGGCCAAGCACCTGATTCAGCAGATAGGAAATCTGATTGCGGCTGTACCCGCATTCCTTCGCCACCCGTTGCAGGTCGAGTTCGGGATCGAGGTAAGGTTGTTGGCGCTGAAAGTACTGCTGCAAATCTTCAGCCATGAAGCTCAGCTGGCGTGCAGATAGCCCGAGTCGACTGACCGCAGGGCGTTGGCTGCTGGCGGCTTTGCTGACGGGCTGTTCATGCACCAGCGAGGCATATTCGTTGACCCGCCAGATCAGTCCGTCACGTACGGTAATCGCCTCGCTGGCCCGGAATGACACCAGGCCTTCACCGCCGCGAAGGGTTATACGGTACTGAATGAACGCCGTGTTGCCGTCCAGACGGATACGGTCCGAATGCTCCAGGGCCTCATCAGGATCGCGGGGCATGCTGCTGCGCACGTATTCACGTAGTTCGGACAGCCCCATCACACGGTTCTGGAAAAAATCGCTGTACTGAATCTCTGGGTGATAGAGCGCCATCACCCCGTCCAGGTCCCGGTGTTTCCAGCGCAAGTGATAACGCATCACCGTGTCGCCCGTGGCCTGGGTTTGCAGCGGACCATCATCATCGGCGTGCATAAAGGACTCGGCGAGAAAAAGCCGAGCTTGCCGAAATTCCGTCTCAGCTTCAATGGCCAACCAATGGTGGCCAACTGCCTAAGAACCGCCATCCACGTGACCTGCATCAAAAAAAACTGAACCAATCGCTAAACGGCCTGAAAAATCCACATTAGTTTCACATCCGGATGCTACTTTTAAAGGCAGTCACCGGTTGAGCCATTGAAGGCTCTTCCCTCCTAACATGAGCTAAAGGAAGCGCTCGATGAATAAGGCGGGCTACACATGAATAAAGGGTTCAGTAAAGTCACCTTTCCAAACGCCTGCCAGCTGATGCGCTG
It encodes:
- a CDS encoding cupin domain-containing protein translates to MSITQFKNTATLELEESNPVAVPLGMPVAVASTTSVERDDGVETGVWECTPGRWRRQIVAQEFCHFIQGRCTFTPDDGETLHIEAGDALMLPANSLGIWDIQETVRKTYVLIF
- a CDS encoding AprI/Inh family metalloprotease inhibitor, with the translated sequence MIHNGFTYRTTAWLLATFMMFFGDLAMASSLKLADPSELAGKWQATLIAKDDSPESQALQDKPSNVCVIDFQPKQTLGEGADCLSAWLDGESAIGWFPEPDGLAITGKEGSKILFLSRQRDGSYKATLKSDLVITLVRQVQ
- a CDS encoding serralysin family metalloprotease; this translates as MSKVKDNAIDTAEQAFQPLQALAASSSAFNQINSFSHQYDRGGNLMVNGKPSFSVDQAATQLLRDGAAYQDKDGSGKIELTYTFLTSASSSTMNKHGITGFSQFSAQQKAQAVLAMQSWADVAKITFTDKATGGDAHMTFGNYSGGQDGAAAFAYLPGTGAGYDGTSWYLTGSGYNVNKTPDLNNYGRQTLTHEIGHSLGLAHPGDYNAGEGAPTYNDASYGQDTRGYSVMSYWSESNTSQDFSKGGVEAYSSGPLMDDIAAIQKLYGANTTTRTGDTTYGFNSNAGRDFLSATSSSDKVVFSVWDAGGKDTLDFSGFTQNQKINLNEASFSDVGGLVGNVSIAKGVTVENAIGGSGSDLLIGNSVSNELKGGAGNDILFGAGGADKLWGGSGSDTFVFAASSDSKPGAIDQILDFVSGLDKIDLTGITKGAGLHFVNSFTGAAGDAVLTSSGGNSLLSVDFSGHGVADFLVSTVGQAAYSDIAA
- a CDS encoding type I secretion system permease/ATPase, with product MKMVKSPATAPLFKALGDYKSILISVGCFTALINVLMLVPSIYMLQVYDRVLSSQNETTLAMLSLMVVGFFAFIGLLEIVRSFIVIRIGSQLERRFNLRVYQAAFERNLFRGEGNAGQALGDLTQIRQFVTGPALFAFFDAPWFPVYLFVIYLFNVWLGVFATAGTVLLIGLACLNETMTKKPLGEAAGFSQKSSQLATSHLHNAETIQAMGMLGALRKRWFQVHSRFLGLQNQASDTGAVISSLSKALRLCLQSLVLGLGALLVIKGDMTAGMMIAGSILMGRVLSPIDQLIAVWKQWSGAKLAYRRLDSLLQAFPPSEEAMALPSPKGQITFEQVSAAPPGQLAATLHLVNFSLGAGEVLGVLGASGSGKSTLARVLVGVWPTLGGTVRLDGADIHRWNRDDLGPYIGYLPQDIELFSGSIAENIARFSEADPQKVVEAAQQAGVHELILRMPQGYDTVLGEDGSGLSGGQKQRVALARALYGNPRLVVLDEPNSNLDTVGEAALASAIAQMKAQGTSVILVTHRSSALAQADKLLVLNEGRLQAFGASQDVLKALAANQEQPREKTAQAPGGLSMSRQYQPSTRNSGV
- a CDS encoding helix-turn-helix transcriptional regulator, coding for MHADDDGPLQTQATGDTVMRYHLRWKHRDLDGVMALYHPEIQYSDFFQNRVMGLSELREYVRSSMPRDPDEALEHSDRIRLDGNTAFIQYRITLRGGEGLVSFRASEAITVRDGLIWRVNEYASLVHEQPVSKAASSQRPAVSRLGLSARQLSFMAEDLQQYFQRQQPYLDPELDLQRVAKECGYSRNQISYLLNQVLGQSFYRYVNQARLQHLLAALDNATPPLRIDELAFAAGFNSLSAFYSCFRQHTGQSPKAYVKQISLRARAQDSL
- a CDS encoding NAD(P)/FAD-dependent oxidoreductase; amino-acid sequence: MSAWRTISLWMDQLDEPLLARPALEQDLDVDVAIIGAGYTGLWTAYYLKRLAPDLNIAIVEAQTAGFGASGRNGGWLMGNVLGEDRLLADLPLEQRRASFDLLHGIPDEVGRVLEREDIDCDYRKGGALYCAARYPEQEASLRHYLDTLYSQGLTESDYRWLSPEQLAQQIRVAKPYGGIYAPHVATIHPAKLVRGLARTVEKMGVRIYENSPVTQWQSGGLRTAKASVRSRWIVPAVEGYSVTLPPLGRYQLPVQSLIVATEPLSAATWDEIGLSRGQAFSENSRQVTYGQRTADNRLVFGARGGYQFAAKLRHDFDLTTSEVELRRYLFGELFPQLKNSRITHAWGGNLGMSRRFKPHMLCDQASGIALSGGYGGEGVGASNLGGRTLADLILQRDTELVRQPWVIQGGLDTLRAWEPEPCRWLGYNAIIRSFAHEDQTLANPATAPWRRKLATGIAGFMEGFMQ
- a CDS encoding polyamine ABC transporter substrate-binding protein is translated as MIRKTLTLAPLALFATLGHAAETVKIYNWSEYIAPDTTKNFQKETGIAFSYDVFDSNETLDGKLMTGKSGYDVVFPSNHFMARQIQGVALKKLDKSQLPNWKNLNPVLLKALQTNDPGNEHGFPYLWGSTGIGYNIAKVKAVLGDDAPVDSWDLIFKPENMQKLQKCGVAILDNGPELLPAALNYLGLPHHSKIPEDYKKAEALLMKVRPYISYFHSSKYTSDLANGDICVAVGFSGDILQAENRAKEAKNGVDIGYSIPKEGAAIWFDMVAMPVDAPDEKAGYAFMNYLLRPDVMASISNYVHYANGNEQADSLIDPAIKNDTKVYPSTDMMGKLFALEAMPLNIDRVRTRVWNKIRTGS